TCACATTGGTTCAAATGAATGCATTACAATTAAGAGAACAGGTGGATGTATACAATTGCAAAACTTTGTGCATTATACAGATGCATTTATTTGCGAAAAAGATATGCAGTACCAGGGAATATAGATGATATTACATGAGTCAGACATATTAGACCGAGTTAGGCATTTTACTTAATTATGTGGCGTGTTGCAGTAATATTGTCCCATCCTTATCTACTGTAAGAAATAAGAGCAGCTATCTCTGTATCTGAAGGAAACTGAGAACCCTTCAACTAACACTGTCTTCTCTGTTAAACTCTCTAGTCTCAGCTAAGGCGCTAAGATGACTCTCTTCGATGACATTTACCCATTCTACCCTCTACAAAgatcctccttcctcttcagtGGCCGTTTGATCACAATAATTCTAGTCTTTCTTTTGCTAGCATTCAGTCTTCTTATCATTTTGCCAGGGATACGAGGGAAGTCGGTGAGTTTACAGCATCAGATCAACTTTTACTCACTGCAAAAACCTCAGGATGATTGTCtcctttttaattcaatgtacCTGAAATAATTTTGATCCTGCTCATTACCTTCCACTCAGAGGCTGTTCTGGATGTTTCGAATAGTCATCAGCTTGTTCATAGGTGCTGTGTTAGTGGGTGAGTTATATATTCTTGTCATTGGCGTTGAATAAATCACTGATTTTCCTTTCCGTGCCAACATCCCTCAcctttgtgtcttttctctGCAGCGCTCAACTACACCGACGACTGGGCTGAGGCAAGAATGACCACTAATGCCACCTATAAGTCTTTCAGCGACGCAGTGGTTAATGCTGACATCGGGTTGCATGTTGGACTGCACGGCATTAACGTGACACTGAAGGGTGAGTCAGTGTGGCTGCTgttgtgcagaaatgtgtatTATACACTCATACACTAATAATTTACCTCAACAACTTTCATCCAGATGTTCCCTCAACAGACTGATAATATATTCCTGCAAGATCTGTCATAAAACATACAAACTACAACAACCTTTTGTGGGAAATATGTGATTTAGGTGTCATAAATGTACTCCTGTTTTCTCCCTCAGGGAATCCCATTGTACAGTTCAATGAGACCATAGACTACAATGAGATGTTCAGCTGGCATGACACTATTGAAGAGGAGTATGAGGAAGCTCTTGAGAAAGGTTTACCCAACCCCATCCTGTACATCGTTGAAAAATTCACCATGAGCAACCCATGTGGACTCATCTTTCAGTACAGATACTCTGGACGATACGCCTCTGCAACCCTCTGGTAACATTAAATAACGACACACAGTTTGGAGTATTAAAGTACTGTCAGTTTAGGCAGATTGTAGTAAAAGTATCTGAAATCAAAACATCTGCACACTTTCACAGGACGGCTTTCTGCTGCTGGATTCTTGCCAATATCCTCTTCTCCATGCCGGTCATTCTGTATGCTGGGTACATGATGATGGCCACTGCTGCCTTCATCTTCTTCTCCATGGCCTCCTTCTCCACTATCATGAACGCACCTCCGTGTGTTTTCTCCATAGGATCAGATTCATTTGAAGCACAGTACAGCCATTCATTCTGGCTGGCTCTGGTAACAGGTAAAGATAATAAGctgcacatttatttcatttgtttgtatgtattcaaatgtaaattgtCAAACAGCTGTGATGATTTCTacttatcaaaatgtttttcaggtTTGCTGTGCACCATCATAGGTATTCTTGTGATGTTGTTGCACTTTTTTATACCAGAGAAGATGAAAGAGGCTTTCAGTGTTGGCGTCGACAGTTATGAAGATGAGGATGTTTCTTATGGGGAGGGCTACCTTAACGCAGTTTTTCTTGATGGAGTGACAATTTCACCGCTGTCAACAAAAGTCACAGAGGTAAGGTGGCAATAATTAGAGTGTAATACCTCTTTTCGACACCTTCTATGAATATGTTGCAAGACTTGACTTTGATATACATTTATTGTTGCCGAATACATATTCAGCTCTGTGGCAAATGCAGTATTAATAAGGAATAAAATGAATCACTGCTGTTATGGCCCCCACGGCAAATAACTCCTGAATCCTGAGTGTTGCACTTTTATGTCCatatataacatttaagaaAGTGTTCACTGAGatgattttgtttctgtgttttaggaACATATATGAAGTCATCCTGCCTTCCCTCAGGGAGATTCTCCAGCCAATACttgaagatatttttttgcTGAATGTGTAACAGATTATGTCCCTCAATACTCATCTGTTTTGATTATTGTTGTGAGCCTGTAAAGTGTTATAAATGATTGAACTGTACATAGTTGTGAAGTACATTGTCATGGTGCGATGGTTGTAGGAACAATATAAGAAGTTGTATGGGATCCATGCAGTCTGTATACAGTGATCAAAACAGGTTTTATAGGCCTGTCAACTTCGTTTTCATGACAAAGGAAAAAAGAgtcaaataattaatttgatAATTTTCTTCAGAATTCATGATTCGCATTCACGTTACCTTGGCAACGGCATGTTGTTTTATTAGAGGATACTTCTTAAGCAATGTCTCGGGTTAAAGCATCCTTATTTCACAGTTTCTAAGATCcaaatgaatgtgaaaaaaatagAAGCAGAATGAGTTGCAAACTGCCTGGTTAAGAATAATAATCTCTTGAAGGGGCCCtatgcaaatgttcaggtttatatttgtgttttgttcgtTTAATGTGACGTGTTTTCATGCTTCTGtcttaaaccagagcccagtcttctctgattggttaactggctctgttgtgattggtcaaccacttagagctgtcccgccctTTACTCACAAACATTGTGTTGGAGTGCTATAGAAGCCCAAGTATTACATAGGGATATCATTATGTGTGGGAGAGGAAATCACTTTAGAGAATTTAGCCTTGTCAGTGGTGGCAAAGtgcttggcctgggaactggaaggtcaccagttcaagtcctcGAAAGGCACACAAGGCACCATTCccacactgctccccgggcgccgtacatatggcagcccactgcccCTC
Above is a genomic segment from Eleginops maclovinus isolate JMC-PN-2008 ecotype Puerto Natales chromosome 2, JC_Emac_rtc_rv5, whole genome shotgun sequence containing:
- the duox2 gene encoding dual oxidase maturation factor 1; protein product: MTLFDDIYPFYPLQRSSFLFSGRLITIILVFLLLAFSLLIILPGIRGKSRLFWMFRIVISLFIGAVLVALNYTDDWAEARMTTNATYKSFSDAVVNADIGLHVGLHGINVTLKGNPIVQFNETIDYNEMFSWHDTIEEEYEEALEKGLPNPILYIVEKFTMSNPCGLIFQYRYSGRYASATLWTAFCCWILANILFSMPVILYAGYMMMATAAFIFFSMASFSTIMNAPPCVFSIGSDSFEAQYSHSFWLALVTGLLCTIIGILVMLLHFFIPEKMKEAFSVGVDSYEDEDVSYGEGYLNAVFLDGVTISPLSTKVTEEHI